The Candidatus Eisenbacteria bacterium genome window below encodes:
- a CDS encoding efflux RND transporter periplasmic adaptor subunit, whose product MLIALLITVGFVAFVWLIFFRLKLLVWSITWAVVSVLVGVHVLLIFLIGVRFVAPYSTDAHVIQHTIQLTPRLPEPTLVTAVLVEPSVPVRAGQPLFQFDRRPYEYKVAQLEAEVAKAEQDVLVLEADEVVANQKVARAKSELEYAKYQRQLTAMLAKKGAGPEEEFQKWTAQMHVAEADAKEAAAEAQRARVRYQSQIGGVNTSVAMARAELDQARYYLDNTTMVAPEDGYVVNLQVRPGMVAGDVRFGAIASFICDADRYVLASYDQEVLKYVGPGQPVEVALDRHPGQIFPGRVEAIWPSGAGQLLPSGTLPKFTPPPPEMPQGRFAVRIRLDDPDQSKFPIGAQGATAIYTGGGGFAALRRIGIRSYTWLNFLYPIPF is encoded by the coding sequence GTGCTGATCGCGCTCCTCATCACCGTCGGCTTCGTCGCCTTCGTCTGGCTCATCTTCTTTCGCCTGAAGCTGCTCGTATGGAGCATCACGTGGGCCGTCGTGTCGGTCCTCGTCGGCGTCCATGTGCTGCTGATCTTCCTCATCGGCGTCCGTTTCGTGGCGCCGTACTCCACCGACGCGCACGTCATCCAGCACACGATCCAGCTGACGCCGCGCCTCCCCGAGCCGACGCTCGTCACCGCGGTGCTGGTGGAGCCGAGCGTCCCGGTGCGCGCCGGCCAGCCGCTCTTCCAGTTCGACCGCCGGCCCTACGAGTACAAGGTGGCGCAGCTCGAGGCCGAGGTCGCGAAGGCCGAGCAGGACGTGCTGGTGCTCGAAGCCGACGAGGTAGTGGCGAACCAGAAAGTCGCCAGGGCGAAGAGCGAGCTCGAGTACGCGAAGTACCAACGCCAGCTGACCGCGATGCTGGCGAAGAAGGGTGCCGGGCCGGAGGAGGAGTTCCAGAAGTGGACGGCGCAGATGCACGTCGCCGAGGCCGACGCCAAGGAAGCCGCGGCCGAGGCGCAGCGCGCCAGGGTTCGCTACCAGTCGCAGATCGGCGGCGTGAACACGTCGGTGGCGATGGCGCGCGCCGAGCTCGACCAGGCGCGCTACTACCTCGACAACACGACGATGGTCGCCCCCGAGGACGGCTACGTGGTCAATCTCCAGGTGCGTCCGGGCATGGTGGCAGGCGACGTCCGCTTCGGCGCGATCGCGTCCTTCATCTGCGACGCGGATCGCTACGTCCTCGCGAGCTACGACCAGGAGGTGCTGAAGTACGTCGGGCCCGGACAACCGGTCGAGGTCGCGCTCGACCGCCATCCGGGACAGATCTTCCCGGGGCGCGTGGAGGCGATTTGGCCGAGCGGGGCGGGGCAGCTGCTGCCGAGCGGCACCCTTCCGAAGTTCACGCCGCCGCCGCCCGAGATGCCGCAGGGTCGCTTCGCCGTCCGCATCCGTCTCGACGATCCCGATCAGTCGAAGTTCCCGATCGGGGCGCAGGGCGCGACGGCCATCTACACCGGGGGCGGCGGCTTCGCGGCGCTGCGCCGGATCGGCATTCGCTCGTACACCTGGCTCAACTTCCTCTACCCGATTCCGTTCTGA
- a CDS encoding TolC family protein — protein MRPHAHVVLLAALLAGCPLARPPEQPAVLEQALPKGTTVPPAWNAPASPEAVRGDWVKSFGDPGLEAVVAEAIASNPDLRRAAASVEIARQTVVVVGARLWPQIGARIGAARTRDVGEDEANSNMEYVGLAWELDVWGRIRAQRAAAKESYEATALDYAFARQSLAATTAKSWYLAIATHALVELAQRAVALYAEQLDLVRVRQAAGRVAEFDVVQAKASLAAAESELRAVQADSSAARRALELLLGRYPAGDIALRAGFVPAPPPVAAGLPSALLERRPDVAAAERRVLAAFRLHEAAKLALLPSFAITVEGGRLSDKILDLLQLNPTILHAAIGMEIPIYQGGALLARVKIATAEQEAAVAAYASAALAAFAEVENALTNQVTLAERIQYDRQALDDRIASVKIVRTRYTAGASDMLTVIILESEALAAERNVIELQNAQLANRIDLHLALGGDFGT, from the coding sequence ATGCGGCCGCACGCACACGTCGTCTTGCTGGCGGCGCTGCTCGCGGGCTGCCCCCTCGCGCGGCCACCCGAGCAGCCGGCCGTGCTCGAGCAGGCGCTGCCGAAGGGCACGACCGTACCGCCGGCGTGGAACGCGCCGGCGAGCCCGGAGGCGGTGAGGGGCGACTGGGTGAAATCGTTCGGCGATCCCGGTCTCGAAGCCGTCGTTGCCGAGGCGATCGCCAGCAACCCCGACCTGCGTCGCGCCGCCGCGAGCGTCGAGATCGCGCGGCAGACGGTGGTCGTCGTGGGCGCGCGCCTCTGGCCCCAGATTGGTGCGCGCATCGGCGCCGCGCGGACGCGCGATGTCGGCGAGGACGAGGCCAACAGCAACATGGAGTACGTCGGCCTGGCCTGGGAGCTGGACGTCTGGGGACGGATCCGTGCGCAGCGCGCGGCAGCGAAGGAATCGTACGAGGCGACTGCGCTCGACTATGCCTTCGCACGGCAGTCGCTGGCCGCGACCACGGCGAAGAGCTGGTACCTGGCGATCGCGACGCACGCGCTCGTCGAGCTCGCCCAACGCGCCGTCGCGCTCTATGCCGAACAGCTCGATCTCGTGCGCGTGCGCCAGGCGGCGGGCCGGGTCGCCGAGTTCGACGTCGTGCAGGCGAAAGCCTCGCTCGCCGCGGCCGAGAGCGAGCTCCGCGCCGTGCAGGCCGACTCCAGCGCGGCGCGACGCGCGCTCGAGCTGCTGCTCGGACGCTATCCCGCCGGCGACATCGCGCTGCGCGCCGGCTTCGTCCCCGCGCCGCCGCCAGTCGCCGCCGGCCTGCCCTCCGCGCTGCTCGAGCGACGCCCCGATGTCGCGGCGGCGGAGCGCCGGGTGCTCGCGGCCTTTCGCCTCCACGAAGCGGCGAAGTTGGCACTCCTGCCGTCGTTCGCGATCACGGTCGAGGGCGGGCGCTTGAGCGACAAGATCCTCGACCTGCTGCAGCTCAACCCCACGATCCTCCACGCGGCGATCGGGATGGAGATCCCCATCTACCAGGGCGGTGCGTTGCTCGCGAGGGTGAAGATCGCGACGGCCGAGCAGGAAGCCGCCGTCGCGGCCTATGCATCGGCTGCGCTGGCGGCCTTCGCCGAGGTGGAGAACGCGCTGACGAACCAGGTGACGCTCGCCGAGCGGATCCAGTACGACCGCCAGGCGCTCGACGACCGGATCGCCTCGGTGAAGATCGTACGGACGCGATACACCGCCGGCGCCAGCGACATGCTCACGGTCATCATCCTCGAGAGCGAGGCGCTCGCGGCCGAGCGCAACGTGATCGAGCTCCAGAACGCACAGCTCGCCAACCGGATCGATCTGCACCTGGCGCTCGGCGGCGACTTCGGGACCTGA